The genomic region CCTTTTTCGTACGTTAACAAATACGGAACTATGTAATGAAGATAGAAGTTGCACTAAATAAGTCTGCCTCAACTAAAGAGAGAGGCGATCTTCTGGAAGCGCTAACTGAAAAACTCTTAACAGCGCAGTCGTATGAAGTTATCAAGGAAATAAGATTTACTGCTGTAGAGTTAGACTTGTTATGTCGTCACAAGATCAGTGGCAAAGAAATATATGTAGAGTGCAAGGCATACCGGGATAAAAACATTGATGCAAATATTCTCAAGAACCTAGCTGGTACACTTATCTTTAAGGACTATTCAGAAGCGTGGCTTATCGGTACTGGCGACTATGGAAAAGAAGCAAAAGGTTTCGTTAAGGAATGGCAAGATAAACCTAAAGAGCAAGCAACAAAGTTAAGTTTTTATGATCCTGCGAAAGTTATTGAGTCACTTATTAGTGCGGGCGTAATAAAAAATCGTCCAGAGGATAAAGCGGAAGAATATGCTGGTAGTGAAAACCTGATAGGTGAGTGGGTTTTATTGGTTACAAAATATGGAATGTTTTGGGCTGCTGCAACATTGTCAGGTGGTATTCCTTCTGGAGTTATATGCTATTACGCAAATAACAATGAATTACTAATCGACCCCAAACTGCTGGAAAACCTTTCTGAAACAGATACTAGCTTAAATAAGCTCGACTTTACTCTGATGAAAAGCCAGGCCACTAGAACTACTGAAATAGAAACAACTAAAGTAGTAGACGTTGTTCAAGTACAAACTGGCGAGGCATGGACTGATTATAGACCCGCTAGACCTCGAGATTTTGTCGGTAGAACGAAAGATATAAATTACATCTTTGATTTTTTAAAAAACATTAAAGAGAAGAAAACAAGCACTCGGATTTTTGCCATAACAGGGAATTCCGGGATGGGGAAAAGTTCATTTATTGCCAAACTAAAAAGTAAGGCAGACAATTATCAGAATAAGAATAAATTTTTTGTTTTCCCCGTTGATGTTCGTGCAGCTACAGGCCCCGAGTATATTTATTCCTCATTATTGAATGCATTGAAAAGCGCACAAAACTCTGGTTTTGGAGATGGAAATATTAATCTGATTCTATCTGATGTTGGTAGTCCGCTTAACTCTGAAACTATTAGGAAATTTTTAGAGTCATTAGAACCAAAAAACCAGATTGTAACATTGGTTTTTGATCAGTTTGAAGAGCTGTATTCTAAGCCAGAGCTATTTGAAGTGTTTGAAAAAGCCAAGTCATTGTTACTAAATGCAGCATCTATAAAGCTTAATTTTTGCTTAGGCTTTGCTTGGAAAACCGATAGTACAACTCATAGTGAACACCCAGCATATTTCTTTTGGCATCAACTTTCAGATTATCGTGTCACTAGAAAATTAGTGCCTTTTTCTGATGGTGAGTCCGGCGCTGCAATAAGTATATTTGAGAAAGAAATTAATCAGAAGTTACACACTGACTTGAAGCACAACTTGATCGCAAGTAGTCAAGGTTATCCATGGCTCCTGAAAAAGCTGTGCATTCACCTTTATGGGAAAATAGAAAATGGATTTGATCAGAACGACTTGCTAGAGAATAAGCTAGATATTGCAAGTTTGTTTGAAGAAGATATTGACGAGCTTGAGCCAGGTGAGGCAGCTTGTTTAAAGCTAATAGCGCAACGAGCACCAGTTGACTGGTTTGAAATAATCGAAACATCTGGCCCCGATACTTTAAAGTCACTTATTAACAGACGTTTGGTTATTAGGAGTGGTGATCGACTAAATGTCTACTGGGATATTTTCAAAGAGTACATTTTAACAGGAAATGTTCCAGTTATACCTTTGAGGTATCTCCCATCTACTGACTTTTCATCATTATATAAAGTGGTTAGATATCTTGACCATGAGATAAAACTTTCAGTACATGATTTAGCCGGCAAAGCAACACTGTCTGAAGGAACGATTCAAAATATCGGTTCTGATATGGTTATGTTTGGTGTTGCTAATAGGGAGGGTGGTCTTTATTCGCTTAGTGAAGATATCATAGATAGCAATGAAGCCAATATTCTAAAAGCCATACGAGAGAAGTTCAAAAAGCATGCTTTTACCCATGCTTTTAAAGGAAAAGCTTCCCGCTCTGCTGTGACGGTTAATGCTCTAATTGAAACTCTGAAACAATTATTTCCAGACAACAAATATGCTGAAAAAACATGGCATAGCTATACAGTTAGGCTTTGTCGGTGGTTAGAGTTATGCGGATTTATCGAGGTTTCAGGCAATGGCTGGGTATACCGTGATCAGGGGGATGTCGTTACTGAAAGGCTAAAGTTAGAACGGAGACGTAGAAAGAGTAATATATTTACTGCCCCAGCATCACCAGCCTTAGTCTTAGAAACATTAAATTGGCTGAAAGAAAAGGGAGAAGTCGATAAAGAAGAAGAGAAGCCGAAAGGCTATCGGAATGCACTTGCAGTTCTAAAGCGATTTGAACTTGTTGTCATTGAAAAAAATAATTACATGTTAGCGCTAGATAGAATTAATAAGTTCTCAAACTATAGTGAGGCTATTTGGATAAGTGCAAATTCTGAAAGTATTCTTCTAGAGGTTGTAAAATTGATTGAATCAAATAAAGCTGTTTCAGGAAAAGATATTGGAAATGTCTTAGCTGATAAGTATGACCTTTCTTGGGCTGAGGCTTCCAGAATAAGAAATGGCGGTTCGATTAGGCAGTGGGCCCTTTGGTTGTACGAAGGAAAAGTTAATTCTGAAATACCTAAATGTCCTGGACGAACGTGATAGCCTTAAAAAAGCGCAGCTGTCGGACAAGTTTTTCCGCTACGCTCCAAGCTTGCCGCAGAGCTCGGCATTAGGCATACGATCAAGGAGACTGAGTGAAAGTTTTTCATTTTATGAAAAAGCAACATGCGGTGAGAAATCTTGAGACGTCGCGCCTTAAAGTTGCGACTTTAGATAGCATGAATGACCCGTATGAGTTCTTTCTTAACTTTGACGGCGCCTCCCAGGGCAATCTTGAAAACTTTAAAGAACATTTCACTAAGAAGGCTGGTTTTTTGTGTTTCTCGAGAAATCTAAATGATCCTGTTCAGTGGGCCCATTATGCAGAAAACCATCGAGGAATTTGTTGGGAATTTGATATTCCAGAGCATATCTTACAAAAGATTGAATATCTTAAGGTACCGATTAGCTTGAAAGAAGAAGGCGAAGGTTGGCGCGATAATTTGGTGAAGGCTACGCTTTGCAAATACGAAGGATGGTCTTACGAAAAAGAATACAGAATTCTGGTGGACTTAGAATCTGAAGAAGTTACTCGCGAATCTGGACTTCACTTTGTCAAACTTGAGAAGGTGGTAGCGCCAACCCGAGTTTATACTGGCATTCGCTGTAAGCTATCTGCCGACGAGAAAGAACTTTTTAAGCGCAAAGGCCTTGAAGTGGTTCGAATGGTTCAAGACCAGAGGTCTTTTTCCATCATACAAGCCTAACCAGTGCATAAAGTTTGTTACGACTCTTTGGGCTTCCATCGGGCGGCCTTGTCAGGCCTCCACTTATGCAGGCATTAGTCGCCGCATATGGATATTTTATGTGTTCATCAGAAATAGACGCGGCTGCAATTGCTGCTAATTCAGCGATAGTCTCTGCTGTCGTAGCTGGATGTGTTGCTTTTGTCGTAGGTATTTTCACGGTTTACTATGCAAATCGGCGAAATCGCGAAAACATCTATGCTTCATCGGTAATACAAGAGCGCGCTAAGTGGCGTGATGAGATGAGGGAGCACGTTTCAAATTTTATAAAATTATCTCATCAGCTAATTATTTTAGAAATACCTTTTGTAAGTCCTGAATTGCGAAGCACTAAGTCTCAAATAGCACTTAGGTTGAATCCTAGCTTGGATGATAAGCATAAAATAGACCAAACCCTGCTCAGGTCGCTCGGTTTTTCGCTCAAGTATCTCGCCGATAGTGATATAAATAGACTATCAGAAATGCTTATCCTAATCGAGCAAGGCACACAGCTGCTCATAAAACAAGAATGGGAAAAATCAAAGGACGAAGCTGGTTACCACAAAAAACTGGAAGAAAACTTCAAAAGTGAGAGTGAAGTCAAGCTAGCAATCGAATCTATCACTGCCAAAGTAACGAATCTCGAAAATGCAGCCTAATTACTGTTGAACTAAACCGCTTCGCGGTAGCGAGTAAGCTTGGAAGTTTCCTGCGAGATCAGGTGTCTTGACCGATACTTTTGATTAGCCCGAGTGGGCTTTCAAAAGAGGAGAGTTCGTCATGACACCTTTACGTCAGACCATGATCCAAGCCATGTGCCAACATGGCTTTTCCCCCCGAACCCAGCAAAGCTACCTTTATGTGGTCACCGCGCTGGCTCGTTATTATCGGCGCTCGCCTGATCAACTGAAGGTTGAAGACTTACAGGTCTATTTCAACTATCTGGTTCAGGAGCGTTCCCTGTCACCGGCCAGTTGTCGTGTTTACCTCCATGGCATCCGGTTTCTGTATTTGAAGGTGCTGCACTGGGCGCACTTCGATGTCACTCTGGTGCTGCCGAAGCGACCTCAACGTATTCCCGAATTACTGACACGTCAGGAAGTTGCGCGCCTTTTGGCCGCTGTTCTTAACCCCAAGCATCAAGCTCTGTTATCCGTCACCTATGGATGCGGCTTGCGCGTCAGCGAAGCGGTCGCGTTGAAGGTGAAAGACATTGATGGTGAACGCCACCTGCTTCGAATTGAGCAGGGCAAGGGCGCCAAAGACCGGATGGTGCCTCTGGCTCCCGGGTTACTCCGGGTGCTTCGTCGCTATTGGCAGATTCGCCATCCGATGCTCTGGTTATTTCCCAGCGATTTACTCCCAGACAGACACCTTCACATCACCACGCCTCAGAAGGTCTACCACACAGCCAAGACAACCAGTGGCATTGAAAAATGCGGTGGCATTCATGCCTTGCGCCATGCCTACGCCACACACCAGCTGGAGCGGGGTTTGCCCATTCATGAGCTGCAACGGCTCTTGGGGCACAGCGATTTGCGCAGCACTCAACGGTATCTGCACTGGTTGCCAGGCGTTACACCTCAAAACGGGGGTCCGGCTGACCTGATCGCACATCTCGGAGGTGCATGATGGCCGGTGCACTAACTGTCCAGACGATTCTAAACCGATTCCTTCCGGGTCAGACACTGGACAGCCACCGGCGCAAGGTCTGCGCCCGGTTAACGGGGTGCCGAACCGCCCGCATGGGCGGTATGGAAATGCGCTGTGATCATTGCGAGGCCCGCTCCATCTGTTATTACGGCTGCCGGGATCGGCATTGTCCGCAATGTCAGGGGCGAGCGAGTCAGCAATGGAGCGAACGTCAGCGATCCCTGTTGTTGCCGGTGCCTTACTTTCATCTGGTGTTTACGCTGCCCCATACCTTGAACGGCTGGGTTCAGCTCCATCCCGACGTGGTCTATCGCTGTCTGTTCGCCGCAGTCTGGGACACGCTTAACCAGTTTGGGCGCAACACCCGGCACCTTGGCGGCGAGTTGGGCATGACGGCGGTGCTCCACACATGGGGACAGAACCTGAGCCGTCATGTTCACGTGCATTGCCTGATCCCCGGCGGAGTGTTGACCGGCAATGGTGATTGGCACAAAGCTAAAAGCCACTACCTGTTCCCGGTACGGGCTCTATCCCGGCGTTTTCGAGGGCGCATGGTGTCGTTGCTAAGAGCGTCGGTGAACGCAGGTGAGCTACACCGGGTGACCCGCAACGGTGAGATTGATGGTGTGCTCGACGGCCTGATGCAGCAGGAATGGGTTGTCTACACTCGACACTGCCTGAACCAGGCCGAGAGCGTAGTGGATTATCTGGCTCGCTACACGCACCGAATCGCCATCAGCAATGGGCGCTTGTTGACGATGGAGGATGACCGGATCGCCTTCCGCTATAAGGATTATCGAGATCATTCACGATTGAAGACCCAGTGGCTGGATGGCCAGGAGTTCGTACGGCGGTTCCTAATGCACATTCTGCCAAAAGGCTTCATGCGAATTCGCCATTTTGGCTACCTGAGCAATCGAACCCGGCGACGAAAATTGGCTGTTATCCGGCACTGCTTATCGCAGCCGCCCAAACCAGAAGCGACACCGGAAAGCCCAGTATCTCAGCGGTGCTGGCCCTGTCTCCTCTGTGACAACGGTCTGGTTCGCATGGTTCGCCAGATTCCACGGTTCAGAATAACGGCTGTGCCGACGGGTTAGCTTCACGGCCTTCTTGATCCGCCGGGGGAAACCTACAGTTCTTAGTGAGCTGGATCTCTCTGCGGCCGAAGGCTGGAAAAACGGGTACCTGAGAGGTAATCTGAGGGGAATCACAACAAGGAACCGCCGCATGAAGGATCGAATGAGACCAAACCCCGCCGGCATTGCTCCGCGCCCGGCCCCAGATGTACCGTTCAGGCTTCGCCTCCAAATTACTTTATCCTTAGGCACCGTTCGATAGCTGCGGCGTTGGCGGCTTAGTCCAACAGACATTTAATGGTCATGCTGCGCACGACCATTAAATGCTTAAGTGTTAGCTGGGTAGTGCGTTGTGCCTTTTGGGTGGCTGGGATGAATTGGCCTTGGCCGAAAACTGGCAGTCGAACCGGCAATTCCCGTGTTTTGCCAAGGCCGTCAGAATCCGCGTCGAGTGGGTGGCCAAAATCAGCCAGCGGTGTTGGTATAAAGGTCGATGTTCGTCGTGACCAGGTGTCCGCCGAAACCTGGTTCCTGACTTACCTGCTACTCTGAAGTTCAGGTTCGTCCACCGCTTTATTGGCGTTGGGTTCAATCACAGTGCATCGGCGGTTTCCGGTGCAAGGGCAGCGGAGTAGGCCGTCGTGTTGGTAGCCAAGGATCGGGTTTCACAGTTACCCACAGCTAACAATGCCATCAAATTCGCTCCCTACGGTCGCCGGACGCTCGTAAACTCGCGCCGTTTATGGCGGCGTTAGCTGGGTTGGTATGGTTCCTTTTTGGTGGCTCGGTGCCAGTGGCCTTGGCTCAGATTTGGTAGCACAACCGCCATGTTTCGGTGATTGCCAAGGCCGTCGGAATCCGTGGTCTGTTTGGCAGCTTTATCGTTCATTGGCGCAGGCATAAAATTCGGTGCTCGTCGCGTGGGGCAGTCCACGCAAACTTGGGCCTGTGTCTGGTAATCTGGCGTTCAGGTTCGTTCACCGCATCATTTGCGGTGTTTTTGAACGTTGTGCATCGGCAGATTTTGGTGCAAGGGCAGCAGGCGGAATAGGCTATCATTTTGAGTGCCAAGGGCTGGGCTGTCAGTCTTGGATTCATAGAATAAGTGCAGCACTTTGGATGAACAGGTAGAGGTAGGAGGGCCGTTGCCGGTACCCTCATTCGCTTTACCTACCAAAGTGAAGAGAATCATGGGATACCGACAACTGACCCAGGCACAACGATACCAGATTTCGGCCTTCTTGAGAGTAGGCTGGAGCCAGCGGAAAATAGCCCGGGAGATCAACTGCCACAGCTCGACCATCAGTCGGGAGCTACGTCGTAATCGAAGCCTGACTGAATACGAGCCGATGGAAGCCAGTCGTTTGTCCATACATCGGCGCAAAGGAGCTCGCAAATCTCATAAACGAGCGCCCTCATTGATAGATTGGGTGGCCAAGCAGATTCAGAGTGAATGGAGTCCTGATCAGATAGCCGGTTTTATGAGGCGAGTTGGCAGTATCCAAGTCAGCCATCAGTGGATTTACAATCTGATTTACCGGGACAAAATAGCAGGTGGCGACCTCTGGAGGTATTGTCGCTTGCCTTACCAGAGACGTTATCAGCGCCATCTTGCCAAGCGAGCCGGGTTAGGCAAGATCCCGAATCGCGTAGGCATTGAGTGCCGCCCTAAAGCCGTCGATGATCGCCTGCATATAGGCCACTGGGAAGGAGATACAATCCTTCACGGGCATAAGAATTCAGGCGCGGTCACTCTGGTTGAAAGACGGTCCGGCTACCTGCTCGCAGGCTGTGTGCCGAAGCTGAAAGCCCACTTAGTTACAGATGTCATCATCCGTGAGTTAAGGCCGATCAGAGGGGCCGTACAGACGATGACACTGGACAACGGTTCTGAATTTTCGGACCACCAAACATTTAGCAAAGCGTTGTCGCTGACGTCGTATTTCTGTGACCCTTACCGGTCCAGTCAGCGTGGCTCCAACGAGAATACGAATGGCCTATTGAGGCAATACTTTCCGAAAGGCACTGACTTCGCCAAGGTGTCCAGAAAGGCAACCAGGCAAGCGGTGAACAGACTGAATAACCGACCACGAAAACGGCTGGGTTATCGCACACCGGCAGAAGTTTTCTGGGGCGAATACTCAGGAGGCTTGGATACGAGCGGTGCTGCACTTATTACTTGAATCCAGGAGTTACACCCAGCTAATTACTGTTAACTACTGCGGAGTCAGTATGAAGTTGGTAAGCACTGAGATAAAGCAGATGAATGAGGACTATTATTCAAAGTTGGATGGCATTTTTAAAAATGTTAATGAATGGCTGAAATTTGCTGAACAAAAAAACGCAGCATTGCTCTTACTGAATGGTGGGATGATTTGGGGGGTTACACGAGTTTTCAGTGCCGTAGATCTCGTTCCAAAGATATCGTATTGGTTTAATCTAATAGGTTATTCACTTATTTCTGTCTCTACTTTAATTTGTATCATTTCCTTTCTACCCATTCTGCAACAACGATGGTTTAAACCCGAAAAAACCTGCCCATCTGACAACTGTTTATACTTCGCACATTCGGCGAAATATGATGCTCGGGATTATCTTAAATTTCTCGCTAAGAAATTGGGTTATGAAAAAGAAAAAACTATATTTACCGAGTTTGAAATTGACTTAAGTAAGCAAATAGTCACAAACTCAGAAATAGCATTTGATAAATATAAGCGATTTAAGTTAGCAGCTGTCTTTACTATATTGACGGTTGTCTTATTTTTGTTGTCTATTGGAATGATAAATTTCATGGAGTAAAAAATGATAGGTAAAGATCAATTACCTGAAAACATAAAAAAAATAATTAACAAACAAGTAGAAAAGTTTAATATACGCGTCTTTACTGAAGAAGTTGATGAAATACCTAATGTGGATGATATTCCTGGCGAGGGTTCTGCAAAATGGTTAAAAATAAAGGATGTAATATGTGTTTTCGTAGATATGAAAAATTCAACAAAACTCAGTGCATCGCATCATGCGGGAACTACTGGTAGAGCCTATACCCTTTTCACAGGTACAGCTGTTCGATTATTTAAAGAGTTTGGGGCCTCTTATATAGACATCAAAGGCGATGGTGTTTTTGCTTTGTTTAACTCAAATAGAGTACATGCGGCTTTTGCATCAGCCGTTACTTTCAAGACTTTTATAAAAGAAGAATTTACGACAAAAATAGCTAACAAAACTGATGTTGATACGGGTGTTCATATAGGTATCCATCAAGCCACATTGTTGGTAAGTAAAATAGGTCTTCGTAAAAGTGCTTCGAGAGGGGATATGCATAATGAGGTATGGGCGGGTAAAACAGTTAATATGGCTTCTAAGTTAGCTAGCCTGTCCGATAGCAATGAAATCCATGTTTCAGATAAATACCATTCAAAATTAAGGTCAAGAAAAGCATTATACTCATGCGAATGTGACGATTCTGTGTTTTTATGGGAAGAAGTAGATATTACGAATGACGATAAATTCTCGTTTAATAAGGCAATGGTTTTAAAGAGCGTTTGGTGTAAAAAGCATGGGGCAACTTATTTGACAGAAATTTTAGATACTGATTAAGTTTTAAATTTAGTGCATACAAGTCGCATCAGTACGCGGCCTTCGGCTGTCGCTGTGCTTCGGCGTTATGCTAAATGTGCAGGTACAACAGGGAGTTGGGATATGCTCAATTTGGGTTGGAAGCGGCTACTAATTGTGCTTTCGGTACTTTGGTTGATTGGTTCGATCACAGTAATTGTGTATGAAAGGCAGACGATAAATCCATTTGATCAATTTGATGAAACTCTTCCAACATACGGTTTTTGGGAATGGTCACCCGCGCACATTTCTGCCGAAAAGTTCCTAGATGCCGACCCAGGGGAGCAATTGCGACACTTAACTATTCAAGTCGTACCTGCCGCAGT from Marinobacter sp. LV10R510-11A harbors:
- a CDS encoding AAA family ATPase, producing MKIEVALNKSASTKERGDLLEALTEKLLTAQSYEVIKEIRFTAVELDLLCRHKISGKEIYVECKAYRDKNIDANILKNLAGTLIFKDYSEAWLIGTGDYGKEAKGFVKEWQDKPKEQATKLSFYDPAKVIESLISAGVIKNRPEDKAEEYAGSENLIGEWVLLVTKYGMFWAAATLSGGIPSGVICYYANNNELLIDPKLLENLSETDTSLNKLDFTLMKSQATRTTEIETTKVVDVVQVQTGEAWTDYRPARPRDFVGRTKDINYIFDFLKNIKEKKTSTRIFAITGNSGMGKSSFIAKLKSKADNYQNKNKFFVFPVDVRAATGPEYIYSSLLNALKSAQNSGFGDGNINLILSDVGSPLNSETIRKFLESLEPKNQIVTLVFDQFEELYSKPELFEVFEKAKSLLLNAASIKLNFCLGFAWKTDSTTHSEHPAYFFWHQLSDYRVTRKLVPFSDGESGAAISIFEKEINQKLHTDLKHNLIASSQGYPWLLKKLCIHLYGKIENGFDQNDLLENKLDIASLFEEDIDELEPGEAACLKLIAQRAPVDWFEIIETSGPDTLKSLINRRLVIRSGDRLNVYWDIFKEYILTGNVPVIPLRYLPSTDFSSLYKVVRYLDHEIKLSVHDLAGKATLSEGTIQNIGSDMVMFGVANREGGLYSLSEDIIDSNEANILKAIREKFKKHAFTHAFKGKASRSAVTVNALIETLKQLFPDNKYAEKTWHSYTVRLCRWLELCGFIEVSGNGWVYRDQGDVVTERLKLERRRRKSNIFTAPASPALVLETLNWLKEKGEVDKEEEKPKGYRNALAVLKRFELVVIEKNNYMLALDRINKFSNYSEAIWISANSESILLEVVKLIESNKAVSGKDIGNVLADKYDLSWAEASRIRNGGSIRQWALWLYEGKVNSEIPKCPGRT
- a CDS encoding DUF2971 domain-containing protein; translated protein: MKVFHFMKKQHAVRNLETSRLKVATLDSMNDPYEFFLNFDGASQGNLENFKEHFTKKAGFLCFSRNLNDPVQWAHYAENHRGICWEFDIPEHILQKIEYLKVPISLKEEGEGWRDNLVKATLCKYEGWSYEKEYRILVDLESEEVTRESGLHFVKLEKVVAPTRVYTGIRCKLSADEKELFKRKGLEVVRMVQDQRSFSIIQA
- a CDS encoding tyrosine-type recombinase/integrase, which translates into the protein MTPLRQTMIQAMCQHGFSPRTQQSYLYVVTALARYYRRSPDQLKVEDLQVYFNYLVQERSLSPASCRVYLHGIRFLYLKVLHWAHFDVTLVLPKRPQRIPELLTRQEVARLLAAVLNPKHQALLSVTYGCGLRVSEAVALKVKDIDGERHLLRIEQGKGAKDRMVPLAPGLLRVLRRYWQIRHPMLWLFPSDLLPDRHLHITTPQKVYHTAKTTSGIEKCGGIHALRHAYATHQLERGLPIHELQRLLGHSDLRSTQRYLHWLPGVTPQNGGPADLIAHLGGA
- a CDS encoding IS91 family transposase; amino-acid sequence: MMAGALTVQTILNRFLPGQTLDSHRRKVCARLTGCRTARMGGMEMRCDHCEARSICYYGCRDRHCPQCQGRASQQWSERQRSLLLPVPYFHLVFTLPHTLNGWVQLHPDVVYRCLFAAVWDTLNQFGRNTRHLGGELGMTAVLHTWGQNLSRHVHVHCLIPGGVLTGNGDWHKAKSHYLFPVRALSRRFRGRMVSLLRASVNAGELHRVTRNGEIDGVLDGLMQQEWVVYTRHCLNQAESVVDYLARYTHRIAISNGRLLTMEDDRIAFRYKDYRDHSRLKTQWLDGQEFVRRFLMHILPKGFMRIRHFGYLSNRTRRRKLAVIRHCLSQPPKPEATPESPVSQRCWPCLLCDNGLVRMVRQIPRFRITAVPTG
- a CDS encoding IS30 family transposase, whose product is MGYRQLTQAQRYQISAFLRVGWSQRKIAREINCHSSTISRELRRNRSLTEYEPMEASRLSIHRRKGARKSHKRAPSLIDWVAKQIQSEWSPDQIAGFMRRVGSIQVSHQWIYNLIYRDKIAGGDLWRYCRLPYQRRYQRHLAKRAGLGKIPNRVGIECRPKAVDDRLHIGHWEGDTILHGHKNSGAVTLVERRSGYLLAGCVPKLKAHLVTDVIIRELRPIRGAVQTMTLDNGSEFSDHQTFSKALSLTSYFCDPYRSSQRGSNENTNGLLRQYFPKGTDFAKVSRKATRQAVNRLNNRPRKRLGYRTPAEVFWGEYSGGLDTSGAALIT
- a CDS encoding Pycsar system effector family protein, whose translation is MKLVSTEIKQMNEDYYSKLDGIFKNVNEWLKFAEQKNAALLLLNGGMIWGVTRVFSAVDLVPKISYWFNLIGYSLISVSTLICIISFLPILQQRWFKPEKTCPSDNCLYFAHSAKYDARDYLKFLAKKLGYEKEKTIFTEFEIDLSKQIVTNSEIAFDKYKRFKLAAVFTILTVVLFLLSIGMINFME
- a CDS encoding adenylate/guanylate cyclase domain-containing protein, giving the protein MIGKDQLPENIKKIINKQVEKFNIRVFTEEVDEIPNVDDIPGEGSAKWLKIKDVICVFVDMKNSTKLSASHHAGTTGRAYTLFTGTAVRLFKEFGASYIDIKGDGVFALFNSNRVHAAFASAVTFKTFIKEEFTTKIANKTDVDTGVHIGIHQATLLVSKIGLRKSASRGDMHNEVWAGKTVNMASKLASLSDSNEIHVSDKYHSKLRSRKALYSCECDDSVFLWEEVDITNDDKFSFNKAMVLKSVWCKKHGATYLTEILDTD